One genomic window of Archangium lipolyticum includes the following:
- a CDS encoding glutathione S-transferase family protein: MLTLYGFGRVNSKVVGLTRDLRVLWTLEELGVPYRVHGVDHPAGELRSEEYRRLNPFSQVPVLEDDGFVLTETGAILLYLAEKTGRLMPADLQGRAQVTRWCFAALNTLEPPLFQIVMIDLFGAADPTGAQRRPELVQWAGRALTSLEDWLRERPYLTGEAFTVADILMTTVLREVRNAGVLDGFPRVSAYRERCEARPAWQRTLEAYEQRLGAPAGSAR, encoded by the coding sequence ATGCTCACGCTCTACGGCTTTGGCCGCGTCAACTCGAAGGTAGTGGGTCTCACGCGTGATTTGCGCGTCCTGTGGACGCTCGAGGAACTGGGCGTGCCCTACCGGGTGCACGGCGTGGATCATCCCGCGGGGGAGCTCAGGAGCGAGGAGTACCGGCGGCTGAACCCCTTCTCTCAGGTGCCGGTGCTCGAGGACGACGGCTTCGTCCTCACCGAGACGGGCGCGATCCTGCTGTACCTGGCGGAGAAGACGGGCAGATTGATGCCCGCGGATCTCCAGGGCCGCGCCCAGGTGACGCGCTGGTGCTTCGCCGCGCTCAACACCCTGGAGCCCCCGCTGTTCCAGATCGTGATGATCGATCTGTTCGGCGCCGCCGATCCCACCGGCGCGCAGCGGCGTCCCGAGCTGGTGCAGTGGGCCGGGCGCGCGCTGACATCGCTTGAGGACTGGCTTCGGGAGCGTCCGTATCTCACCGGCGAGGCGTTCACCGTGGCGGACATCCTGATGACCACGGTGCTGCGCGAGGTGCGCAACGCGGGCGTGCTCGACGGCTTCCCCCGGGTCTCCGCCTACCGCGAGCGCTGTGAGGCACGGCCCGCCTGGCAGCGGACGCTGGAGGCCTATGAGCAGCGCCTCGGGGCCCCGGCGGGCAGCGCGCGCTAG
- the rph gene encoding rifamycin-inactivating phosphotransferase, which yields MRAYVLGFQEVDRTRILVVGGKGASLGELSRLEGIRVPDGFCVSTEAFKRLLGEAPTMGEWLERLSRLKAEDRDGIRELSAEIRTLIEGMAIPEDVQEAITRFLSRLGEQAAYAVRSSATAEDLPTASFAGQQDTYLNVIGKPAILAHVSRCWASLFTERAVTYRLRHGFDHRKVHMAVVVQKMVVPQAAGTLFTADPMTSNRKVSSIEAGFGLGEALVSGLVNADGYKVRNGQVTEKTVATKKLATWALADGGTQERAIEPERQNSPVLTDEQIVRLERLGRRIEGHFGHPQDIEWCLVDDAFYIVQSRPITTLYPIPEVGDRGNHVFVSVGHQQMMTDPMKPLGLSLWQLTAARPMYAAGGRLFVDITKELASPASRGVVLNVLGGSDPLIKDALMTLIERGDFIEPPPADPPAPGPAQGKPGMSPAGSPPPLDDDPAIVADLIARSQTSIEALKRNIQTKSGTELLDFILEDVQHLKKSLLEPRSFSALMAGMNASSWINEKMMAWLGEKNAADTLSQSVPNNITSEMGLALLDVADAIRPHPEVVEYLRNARDEGFLEGLARLEGGQAAHDALSAYLDKFGMRCVGEIDVTRTRWRERPTTLVPLLLSNIKTFEPGAGSRKFEQGRQEALKKEQELLARLKQLPDGEQKAGEAQRMISRLRNFIGYREYPKYGIVNRYFLYKQALLKEADRLVQAHVLHEKEDIYYLTIQELREVVRTNQLDGEIVSRRKDEHERYRKLTPPRVITSDGEIVAGAYKRADLPAGALVGLPVSSGVVEGRARVVLDMADADLAEGDILVTSFTDPSWTPLFVSIKGLVTEVGGLMTHGAVIAREYGLPAVVGVEQATRRIQDGQRIRVHGTEGYVELLPWPGQPDR from the coding sequence ATGCGTGCCTACGTGCTTGGTTTCCAGGAGGTCGACCGAACCCGAATCCTGGTTGTCGGGGGGAAAGGCGCGAGCCTGGGGGAGCTTTCCAGGCTGGAAGGAATCCGCGTACCGGATGGCTTTTGCGTTTCGACCGAAGCCTTCAAGCGGCTCCTGGGAGAAGCGCCGACGATGGGCGAATGGCTCGAGCGGTTGTCGCGTCTGAAGGCGGAAGACCGGGATGGAATCCGGGAGCTCAGCGCGGAGATCCGCACACTCATCGAAGGGATGGCCATCCCTGAAGACGTTCAGGAAGCGATCACCCGCTTCCTTTCCAGGCTTGGCGAGCAAGCTGCCTATGCCGTCCGGTCCAGCGCGACGGCGGAGGATTTGCCGACGGCTTCCTTCGCGGGCCAGCAGGACACGTACCTGAACGTCATCGGGAAGCCGGCGATCCTGGCGCACGTCAGCCGGTGCTGGGCGTCGCTCTTCACCGAGCGGGCGGTCACCTACCGCCTTCGACACGGCTTCGACCACCGCAAGGTCCACATGGCGGTGGTGGTGCAGAAGATGGTCGTCCCGCAGGCGGCCGGAACCTTGTTCACGGCCGATCCCATGACCTCGAACCGGAAGGTGTCATCCATCGAGGCTGGCTTCGGCCTCGGTGAGGCCTTGGTCTCCGGCCTGGTGAACGCCGATGGCTACAAGGTGCGCAACGGCCAGGTCACCGAGAAGACGGTCGCCACCAAGAAGCTGGCGACCTGGGCCTTGGCGGATGGCGGTACGCAGGAACGGGCGATCGAGCCCGAGCGGCAGAACAGCCCCGTGCTGACGGATGAGCAGATCGTGCGGCTCGAGCGCCTGGGCAGGCGGATCGAAGGGCACTTCGGTCATCCCCAGGACATCGAATGGTGCCTGGTCGACGACGCGTTCTACATCGTCCAGAGCCGGCCCATCACCACCCTGTACCCCATCCCGGAGGTGGGTGATCGAGGCAACCACGTCTTCGTCTCCGTCGGCCATCAACAAATGATGACCGACCCCATGAAGCCTTTGGGGCTGTCCTTGTGGCAGTTGACCGCCGCTCGCCCCATGTATGCGGCGGGTGGGAGGTTGTTCGTCGATATCACGAAGGAGCTGGCTTCACCGGCGAGCCGGGGCGTCGTGTTGAATGTCCTGGGCGGATCCGACCCGCTCATCAAGGACGCCCTCATGACCCTCATCGAGCGGGGCGATTTCATCGAACCGCCGCCCGCGGATCCGCCCGCACCGGGTCCCGCTCAAGGCAAGCCAGGGATGTCGCCCGCGGGTTCCCCCCCGCCTCTCGACGATGATCCGGCGATCGTCGCCGATTTGATCGCGCGCAGCCAGACGTCGATCGAAGCGCTGAAGCGGAACATCCAGACGAAATCCGGAACGGAATTACTGGATTTCATCCTGGAAGACGTTCAGCACTTGAAGAAGAGCTTGCTCGAACCGCGGAGCTTCAGCGCGCTCATGGCCGGCATGAACGCTTCGTCTTGGATCAACGAGAAGATGATGGCGTGGTTGGGCGAGAAGAACGCCGCGGACACCCTCTCTCAGTCCGTGCCGAACAACATCACCTCGGAAATGGGGCTGGCGCTGCTGGACGTCGCGGACGCGATCCGGCCTCATCCGGAGGTGGTCGAATACCTGCGAAATGCCAGGGATGAAGGCTTCTTGGAGGGCCTGGCCCGGTTGGAGGGTGGACAGGCAGCCCACGACGCCCTCTCCGCTTATCTCGACAAATTCGGCATGCGATGCGTCGGGGAAATCGATGTGACGAGGACGCGTTGGCGCGAAAGACCCACGACCCTCGTCCCCTTGCTCCTCAGCAACATCAAGACCTTCGAGCCCGGGGCCGGCAGCCGGAAGTTCGAGCAGGGGCGGCAGGAGGCCTTGAAGAAGGAACAGGAGCTCCTGGCGCGATTGAAGCAATTGCCGGATGGGGAGCAAAAAGCCGGAGAAGCGCAACGGATGATCAGCCGGCTCCGGAACTTCATCGGCTACCGTGAGTACCCGAAATACGGCATCGTCAATCGCTACTTCCTCTACAAGCAGGCCTTGCTGAAGGAAGCCGATCGGCTCGTGCAGGCCCACGTGCTCCATGAAAAGGAAGACATCTACTATCTCACCATCCAGGAGCTTCGCGAAGTCGTGCGCACGAACCAGCTTGATGGCGAAATCGTCAGCCGGCGAAAGGACGAGCACGAACGATACCGGAAGCTGACGCCACCGCGGGTCATCACGTCCGATGGTGAAATCGTCGCAGGTGCGTACAAACGAGCCGATCTCCCCGCCGGAGCCCTCGTCGGTCTACCGGTCTCCTCGGGCGTGGTGGAGGGACGAGCCCGCGTCGTCTTGGACATGGCCGACGCGGATCTGGCAGAGGGGGATATCCTGGTCACCTCCTTCACGGACCCGAGCTGGACGCCCTTGTTCGTGTCCATCAAGGGCCTGGTGACCGAGGTGGGGGGACTGATGACCCATGGCGCGGTGATCGCCCGGGAATACGGCTTGCCGGCCGTCGTCGGCGTGGAGCAGGCGACCCGGCGGATCCAGGATGGGCAACGCATCCGCGTGCATGGAACGGAAGGGTACGTCGAGCTCCTGCCCTGGCCGGGCCAGCCCGACAGGTAG
- a CDS encoding NADPH-dependent F420 reductase, which yields MHPVGHAQFLERPQDAQITRETHYLRVDAAKAVEREHSSIVALNRGHAPGASVKVSWRCRGGVKHLVQPGRRSRRRRSRRESGTHRAPLVGVGHRTGARSHGNRSQEDGGMKIGIIGAGMIGGTLARRWTRLGHEVFIANSRGPETLGELAAETGAKAVTRAEAARAGEVVVLTIPQKAVLDLPRDLFANVPKDVVVIDTGNYYPIRDGQLAELDGGMVESEWVASRIGRPVVKAFNNIYFKSLLEKGTAKGTPGRIALPVAGDPPEARAKVLRLVDELGFEPVDAGSLSDSWRQQPGTPAYTQDLDEARLKQALAQAERHRIPEYRNAANDSLKKYLAT from the coding sequence GTGCACCCGGTAGGGCACGCCCAGTTCCTCGAGCGTCCACAGGACGCGCAAATCACGCGTGAGACCCACTACCTTCGAGTTGACGCGGCCAAAGCCGTAGAGCGTGAGCATTCCAGCATTGTTGCTCTAAATCGCGGACACGCCCCAGGCGCGTCCGTGAAGGTGTCGTGGAGGTGTCGTGGAGGTGTCAAACACCTCGTACAGCCGGGCCGCCGGAGCCGGCGCCGGCGGTCGCGTCGAGAATCCGGCACGCACCGCGCACCGCTCGTGGGGGTCGGGCATCGAACCGGCGCACGGAGTCATGGGAATCGCTCCCAGGAGGATGGCGGCATGAAGATCGGAATCATCGGCGCGGGAATGATTGGTGGAACCCTCGCTCGACGCTGGACCCGGCTCGGACACGAGGTCTTCATCGCGAACTCTCGCGGGCCCGAGACGCTTGGCGAGCTCGCGGCGGAGACGGGCGCGAAGGCCGTCACCCGCGCCGAGGCGGCGCGGGCTGGCGAGGTCGTCGTCCTGACGATCCCCCAGAAGGCCGTCCTGGACCTGCCCAGGGATCTCTTCGCGAACGTACCCAAGGACGTCGTCGTGATCGACACGGGCAACTACTACCCCATCCGCGACGGACAGCTCGCGGAACTCGACGGCGGAATGGTCGAGAGCGAGTGGGTCGCGTCACGGATCGGCCGCCCCGTCGTCAAGGCCTTCAACAACATCTACTTCAAGAGCCTGCTGGAGAAGGGCACGGCCAAGGGCACACCGGGGAGGATCGCGCTGCCGGTCGCGGGGGATCCGCCCGAAGCTCGGGCGAAGGTGCTCCGGCTCGTGGACGAGCTCGGGTTCGAGCCCGTCGATGCCGGCAGCCTCTCGGACTCGTGGCGCCAGCAGCCCGGTACCCCGGCCTACACCCAAGACCTCGATGAGGCGCGCCTGAAGCAGGCCCTCGCCCAGGCCGAGCGCCACCGCATCCCGGAGTACCGCAACGCCGCCAACGACTCCTTGAAGAAGTACCTGGCGACGTAG